The Edaphobacter sp. 12200R-103 genome contains a region encoding:
- a CDS encoding response regulator, with amino-acid sequence MHLDSQSVRTNTSAKILVVDDDPDIRSLIRTFLEHEGYTVYASGDPDRAAKIFSRTPDIDLVITDYSMPQRSGFDFGRELRSIRSSVRILIISGAIVSSAQYGQIETQGWKFLSKPFSLPRLLSEVHRMLETRVSERSATLMA; translated from the coding sequence ATGCATCTAGATTCTCAATCTGTCCGCACAAATACATCCGCAAAAATCCTCGTAGTAGACGATGATCCCGACATCCGGTCCCTGATACGCACCTTCCTGGAGCATGAGGGTTATACAGTGTACGCGTCAGGTGATCCGGATCGAGCTGCGAAAATCTTTAGCCGTACACCGGATATCGACCTGGTGATCACGGATTACTCCATGCCCCAGCGGTCCGGCTTCGATTTCGGCCGCGAGTTGCGGTCGATTCGATCTTCTGTCCGGATTCTCATCATCTCCGGAGCGATCGTCTCGTCAGCGCAGTACGGGCAAATTGAAACCCAGGGCTGGAAGTTTCTTTCGAAGCCCTTCTCTCTGCCTCGACTGCTCAGTGAGGTGCATCGCATGCTTGAAACCAGGGTGTCAGAGCGTTCTGCTACGTTAATGGCGTGA
- a CDS encoding YdcF family protein — MKLFRQTLFILLLVVWVFLLVMYGNFFIIPRHDTTKTRFDTIIVLGTPSRPDGTPSPEQRERVLEGVREYKAGVASHIIMTGGPAHNHFVEAHTMAQFAASQGVPASDILEEAQAKDTIQNIYYSAQIMHDHGWSSAEVVSSPYHLGRTSLILMAFNHRQPQLNIDWSTHGSRWPHEYTIYHKIVLYTVESWRCLQLRFRGYPSSRFLPLNANGLRAQPAA; from the coding sequence GTGAAGCTCTTTCGCCAAACGCTCTTCATCCTGTTACTCGTGGTGTGGGTCTTTTTGCTGGTGATGTATGGGAATTTCTTCATCATCCCGCGTCACGACACGACAAAGACCCGCTTCGACACCATTATTGTGCTTGGCACGCCTTCCCGACCCGATGGCACCCCCTCGCCTGAACAGCGGGAGCGGGTTCTGGAGGGCGTGCGAGAGTACAAGGCCGGAGTGGCCTCTCACATCATTATGACCGGAGGCCCCGCGCACAACCACTTTGTCGAGGCCCATACGATGGCCCAATTCGCGGCCAGCCAGGGGGTTCCAGCCTCTGACATCCTCGAAGAAGCGCAGGCTAAGGACACGATCCAGAACATCTATTATTCGGCGCAGATCATGCATGATCACGGCTGGTCGTCGGCTGAGGTCGTCAGCTCCCCCTATCACCTTGGGAGAACGTCACTGATCCTGATGGCCTTCAACCATCGCCAGCCTCAGCTCAATATCGACTGGAGCACTCACGGCTCCCGCTGGCCCCATGAGTACACCATCTATCACAAGATCGTGCTCTATACGGTAGAGTCATGGCGTTGCCTGCAGTTGCGCTTCCGGGGATACCCCTCCTCACGCTTTCTGCCTTTAAATGCAAATGGCCTCCGCGCTCAGCCGGCCGCCTGA
- a CDS encoding carbohydrate kinase family protein — protein MTKTSKVDLVGVGLNATDTVIPLSSNPSPGSKVEFRQKTILPGGQVATTVIACQKWGLQTRYVGKLGDDSAAQLHRDEFARAGVETHLFTAPSCPSQESLILVDRDGERTVLTRRDEALTLHPEDLEREWIVSAGALHVDGYDTAAATLAAQWARSAGVPVIADLDELYPGVEQLIENIDYLIVSRDFPSRLTGESSLESALHAMHARYGCRLSAATLGPEGVLAFDGKEFHYAAAYCVPVVDTTGAGDIFHAGFIFGLLQGWPLSRQLDFACAAAALNCTAVGARGGIGTKEEVLALIEKSPRRPAAHAVQDTHPVTR, from the coding sequence ATGACAAAAACGTCGAAGGTTGACCTGGTCGGCGTCGGGTTGAATGCTACGGACACGGTAATTCCCCTCTCCAGCAATCCCTCTCCAGGTTCCAAAGTCGAGTTCCGCCAGAAGACCATCCTCCCCGGAGGTCAGGTCGCTACAACCGTTATTGCGTGCCAGAAGTGGGGCCTTCAGACCCGTTACGTCGGAAAACTTGGAGACGACAGCGCCGCCCAGCTCCATCGCGACGAGTTTGCACGAGCTGGGGTAGAGACGCACCTGTTCACGGCTCCCAGCTGTCCCAGTCAGGAGTCACTGATTCTGGTCGACCGCGATGGCGAGCGTACCGTGTTGACCCGCCGTGATGAAGCTCTTACCCTTCATCCGGAGGATTTGGAGCGTGAATGGATCGTCAGCGCGGGTGCATTGCATGTCGACGGTTACGATACCGCCGCGGCCACACTTGCCGCTCAGTGGGCGCGCTCGGCTGGGGTTCCGGTGATCGCCGATCTCGATGAGCTCTATCCCGGCGTCGAGCAGCTGATTGAAAACATCGATTACCTGATCGTAAGCCGCGATTTTCCTTCCCGGCTTACCGGAGAATCCTCGCTCGAAAGCGCACTGCATGCCATGCACGCCCGTTATGGATGCCGGCTCTCCGCTGCCACCCTCGGGCCCGAGGGCGTGTTGGCCTTCGACGGCAAAGAGTTCCACTATGCCGCTGCCTACTGTGTTCCTGTCGTTGATACCACAGGAGCAGGCGATATCTTCCACGCGGGATTCATCTTCGGCCTGCTACAGGGCTGGCCCCTGAGCCGCCAGCTTGACTTCGCTTGCGCAGCTGCCGCGCTCAATTGCACCGCGGTCGGGGCTCGTGGAGGAATCGGCACCAAAGAAGAGGTCCTTGCTCTGATCGAGAAGTCACCTCGCCGCCCCGCTGCCCATGCGGTCCAGGACACGCACCCGGTCACTCGTTAG
- a CDS encoding HAD family hydrolase, which produces MVNLPKPSRQNPGNTLLIDADDTLWENNIYFERAIAAFISYLAHQAHTPAQIREHLNHCEHATIAAHGYGLRSFRRSLVSCFEELSGTTVTDDQYRRILSFADCIAEHEIELLPRVAETLEELSARHRLILVTKGDPAEQTGKLERSGLAPHFTAVEVLPEKHHEAYLALAAHHRCDAARTWMIGNSPRSDINPALRAGLHAIFIPHSFTWVLEHEVVTVPSSEQHLLELENFSQLLHHF; this is translated from the coding sequence GTGGTGAATCTCCCCAAACCATCCCGTCAAAATCCCGGAAATACACTGCTGATCGACGCAGATGACACCCTCTGGGAAAACAATATCTACTTCGAGCGGGCCATTGCAGCTTTCATCTCGTATCTGGCTCACCAGGCACACACTCCCGCACAGATTCGGGAACACCTTAACCACTGTGAACACGCCACCATCGCAGCCCACGGTTACGGCCTGCGCAGCTTCCGCCGATCTCTGGTCAGCTGCTTTGAAGAGCTTTCAGGCACGACGGTGACAGACGATCAGTACCGACGAATTCTCAGCTTCGCGGACTGCATTGCAGAGCACGAGATCGAGCTGCTCCCCAGAGTCGCGGAGACGCTCGAGGAGCTTTCTGCCCGTCATCGCCTGATTCTCGTAACCAAGGGAGATCCCGCCGAACAGACTGGCAAACTGGAACGCTCCGGCCTTGCGCCACACTTCACCGCCGTCGAAGTACTGCCCGAAAAGCATCACGAAGCCTATCTTGCGCTTGCAGCCCATCATCGCTGCGATGCCGCCCGCACGTGGATGATCGGCAACAGCCCGCGTTCAGACATCAATCCGGCGCTGCGTGCAGGCCTGCACGCCATCTTCATTCCACACAGCTTTACCTGGGTTCTGGAGCACGAAGTCGTAACGGTTCCCTCGTCGGAGCAACATCTGCTGGAACTGGAGAACTTCTCCCAGCTCCTGCATCACTTCTAA